One Gemmatimonadota bacterium DNA window includes the following coding sequences:
- the rpmG gene encoding 50S ribosomal protein L33 encodes MAKSKNRELVKLKSTESAHCYYTKKNRRNTTARVELKKYDPTLRRHVMYRETR; translated from the coding sequence ATGGCCAAGAGCAAGAACCGTGAACTGGTGAAACTCAAGAGCACGGAAAGCGCGCACTGCTACTACACGAAGAAGAACCGGCGTAATACGACCGCCCGCGTCGAACTCAAGAAGTACGATCCCACGCTGCGGCGGCACGTCATGTACCGGGAAACGCGGTAA
- a CDS encoding DUF2237 domain-containing protein — protein MNVLGGPLTGCSMDPLTGFYRDGACNTGSGDAGVHTVCAVMTEEFLVFSKEAGNDLSTPVPAFGFQGLKPGDRWCVCVNRWKEAYDAGVAPPVVLSATHAMSLEFVSLEELQACAMDEA, from the coding sequence ATGAACGTACTCGGCGGACCACTCACAGGCTGTTCGATGGATCCCCTGACCGGATTCTACCGCGACGGCGCGTGCAACACCGGATCGGGCGACGCGGGCGTTCACACCGTGTGCGCGGTGATGACCGAGGAGTTTCTGGTCTTTTCGAAGGAGGCGGGAAACGACCTCAGCACGCCCGTGCCCGCCTTCGGCTTCCAGGGCCTGAAACCCGGCGACCGCTGGTGCGTCTGCGTGAACCGGTGGAAAGAAGCCTACGATGCGGGCGTGGCGCCGCCTGTGGTGCTGAGCGCCACCCACGCCATGTCCCTGGAATTCGTGTCGCTGGAAGAGCTGCAAGCCTGCGCCATGGACGAGGCGTAG
- a CDS encoding carbohydrate binding family 9 domain-containing protein translates to MYRVCTSPHTLPPFCFAVLLAALLAMQTMLTAGSVSAQGREIVPLRILEALHMDGVLDEDIWQNALAASGFTQQRPDEGQPASERTEVRVLYDEQTMYIGVWAYDSDPSQIIATQMARDGDLADDDYFQIILDTFMDRQNGILFATNPDGARYDAQVRNEGRSEGRFNTNILTDWNGVWDVYTSRNEEGWYAEMAIPWSTLRFETGDDVDFGINLERQIRRRNEQSFWAPVIRPFNISQVSVAGTLSGMNLTRHDHRYLQVTPYSLGGATWTYEPGPSTRDEDFDGGVDVKYGLTNNLSLDLTYNTDFSQVEVDDAQVNLTQFNLFFPEKRAFFLENGGLFRFGVARETELFYSRNVGLARDNTGALRQVPITGGGRLTGKAGRTNLGLLLMRTGDERFGETKLEDNIYAVARISQDVGEKSNVGFIVTNQRVGGGDYNRAVGGDLNLAIGPKLAVSGFLAGTTYQAGEESESGFAGRLWSRWNGPLWQFEGLYMGVSEFFNPGMGFFSRRSLARNFGGFHEVSARAFFTPEPTHSIVRRYFPHIVLSATFGDDGTQLTRREHYHWELFFTGGEQAGITLDRAYRRISESTRPILGIKLPAGNYTDASSRMHYTTNLSKPVFGDFQLILGQYINGNRRSLNLEGGLRAGSKFTIGPRYELNDVTLTDNGNRERDVTAHLFGVRTSYSFSPDVSLNALVQWDTNQDRFVSNFRFNYIISPGSNVYVVYNERRDNGDATEALLGDPLDRTLIVKPAYLFDL, encoded by the coding sequence ATGTACCGTGTTTGTACATCCCCGCACACATTGCCCCCCTTCTGCTTCGCTGTCCTGCTGGCCGCCCTTCTGGCTATGCAGACCATGCTGACCGCTGGCTCCGTGTCGGCACAGGGGCGGGAGATCGTCCCGCTGCGCATTCTGGAAGCGTTGCACATGGACGGCGTCCTGGACGAGGATATTTGGCAGAACGCTCTGGCCGCCAGCGGCTTCACCCAGCAACGCCCCGACGAAGGCCAGCCGGCGTCCGAGCGGACCGAGGTGCGGGTCCTCTACGATGAGCAGACGATGTACATCGGCGTCTGGGCCTACGACTCGGACCCCTCCCAGATCATTGCCACCCAGATGGCGCGGGACGGCGACCTGGCGGACGACGACTACTTCCAGATCATCCTGGACACGTTCATGGACCGGCAGAACGGCATTCTCTTCGCCACCAACCCGGACGGCGCCCGCTATGACGCCCAGGTGCGCAACGAGGGCCGTTCGGAAGGCCGCTTCAATACCAACATCCTGACGGACTGGAACGGCGTGTGGGACGTATACACCTCCCGGAACGAAGAGGGGTGGTACGCCGAGATGGCCATTCCCTGGAGCACGCTGCGCTTCGAGACCGGGGACGACGTCGATTTCGGGATCAACCTGGAGCGCCAGATCCGCCGCCGCAACGAACAGTCCTTCTGGGCGCCCGTCATCCGTCCCTTTAACATCTCCCAGGTGTCGGTGGCCGGCACGCTGTCGGGCATGAACCTCACGCGGCACGACCACCGTTACCTGCAGGTTACGCCGTACTCCCTGGGCGGGGCCACGTGGACCTACGAGCCCGGCCCTTCGACGCGGGACGAAGACTTCGACGGCGGGGTGGACGTGAAGTACGGCCTGACCAACAACCTGTCCCTCGACCTGACCTACAACACGGACTTCTCCCAGGTGGAAGTGGACGACGCGCAGGTCAACCTTACGCAGTTCAACCTGTTCTTCCCCGAAAAACGTGCCTTCTTCCTGGAGAACGGCGGACTGTTCCGCTTCGGCGTGGCCCGGGAGACGGAACTCTTCTACAGCCGCAACGTCGGCCTGGCGCGCGATAATACCGGCGCGCTGAGGCAGGTGCCGATCACCGGCGGCGGCCGCCTGACGGGCAAGGCCGGACGCACGAACCTGGGCCTGCTGCTCATGCGCACGGGCGACGAGCGGTTCGGCGAAACCAAGCTCGAGGACAACATCTACGCCGTGGCGCGGATCAGCCAGGACGTGGGTGAGAAATCCAACGTGGGTTTCATCGTCACTAACCAGCGGGTCGGCGGCGGCGACTACAACCGGGCGGTCGGCGGCGACTTGAACCTGGCCATCGGTCCCAAGCTGGCCGTCAGCGGGTTCCTGGCCGGAACCACTTACCAGGCAGGCGAGGAAAGCGAATCGGGCTTCGCGGGACGGCTGTGGTCGCGCTGGAACGGTCCACTCTGGCAGTTCGAGGGCCTGTACATGGGCGTGTCCGAGTTCTTCAATCCCGGCATGGGCTTCTTCAGCCGCCGGAGCCTGGCCCGTAATTTCGGCGGATTCCACGAGGTCTCGGCTCGTGCGTTCTTCACGCCCGAACCCACCCACAGCATCGTCCGCCGGTACTTCCCCCATATCGTGCTGTCCGCCACATTCGGCGACGACGGCACGCAGCTGACCCGGCGGGAGCACTACCACTGGGAGCTGTTCTTCACCGGCGGCGAGCAGGCCGGGATCACTTTGGACCGCGCCTACCGCAGGATCAGTGAAAGCACCCGCCCGATTCTGGGCATCAAGCTCCCCGCGGGAAACTACACGGACGCGTCTTCGCGCATGCATTACACGACGAACCTGAGCAAGCCCGTATTCGGCGATTTCCAGCTCATCCTCGGCCAGTACATCAATGGGAACCGGCGTTCGCTGAATCTCGAGGGCGGACTGCGCGCCGGTTCGAAATTCACCATCGGTCCTCGGTACGAGCTCAACGACGTGACGCTCACCGATAACGGAAACAGGGAGCGGGACGTCACGGCCCATCTGTTCGGCGTCCGGACCAGCTATTCCTTCTCGCCCGATGTGTCCCTCAACGCGCTGGTACAGTGGGATACGAACCAGGACCGGTTCGTGTCGAATTTCCGGTTCAACTACATCATCAGTCCGGGCAGCAACGTCTACGTCGTGTACAACGAGCGGCGCGACAACGGGGACGCCACGGAAGCCCTGCTCGGCGACCCGCTGGATCGTACCTTGATCGTCAAGCCGGCCTACCTGTTCGATCTTTGA
- a CDS encoding TonB-dependent receptor, with amino-acid sequence MKATNVRCAILAIAVFFLVLPAAARAATVSGKVLSERGEPLPAVTVVLPVLEIGTFTDEEGVFRLENVPQGRHTIEFRFIGYRTVQSEIHVTENRSPVLEVSMEPEILMGDEVTVTGDRDLAGELTGSSQSVLVLPLSALEERRGQTLGETLESLPGVSTLTTGPAISKPVVRGVHSARVLVLNAGVTQEGQQWGGDHAPEIDPFSPARIEVLKGAAGVQYGVGAIGGVIRVEPPELPVEPGVGGRLNTNLFSNNKQGAASLLLQGALHRLPGLKWRVQGSLRRAGDARAPKHVIRNSGFDERNYSVALGYTTDRMDTEAYFSHFGTWLGIYKGAHIGNTTDLKRAIERGDPLFTGEFTYDIGNPRQRVDHDLLSVRSLVRFEGMGNLELRYGQQYNRREEWDATRSGAAPTRPGFDLGLQTHSGEVIFHHRNFGNWYGKIGASGMRQRNERFSTGFLIPDFQAYSSGVFALESWTKGKTTVETGLRYDYRWAEVYSNEGRRATEIVEGGIFTYRNVTGVVGLIRELTPALAVAANIGRAWRPPGVNELYSYGVHHGTAQFEIGDKELDTESSVNTDLTLRYRGDRGHGELGFFRSSYRNFISLLPAGDLVLTIRGAFPKFTYVQSDAVIQGLDGYLEYELTRYVGTYISASIVRGRNTVDNQPLYQMPPTRLITGLEFRLPTAGRLLEAGIGFEGRFVLRQEDYPEGIDFADPPAGYNLFDVSLHAELAVADQPVRMQFGVHNLFNKRYRDYLSRFRYFTDDPGRNITVSLSVPFGQPMEE; translated from the coding sequence ATGAAAGCAACGAATGTACGGTGCGCCATCCTGGCGATCGCCGTGTTCTTCCTTGTACTTCCGGCAGCGGCACGGGCCGCCACAGTGAGCGGCAAGGTGCTCAGTGAGCGCGGCGAACCGTTGCCGGCGGTGACCGTAGTTTTGCCCGTGCTCGAAATCGGTACATTTACAGACGAAGAAGGCGTATTCCGTCTCGAAAACGTACCACAGGGCCGCCACACGATCGAATTCCGGTTTATCGGCTACCGGACGGTCCAAAGCGAGATACACGTTACCGAAAACAGGTCTCCCGTGCTCGAAGTCAGCATGGAGCCGGAGATCCTGATGGGTGATGAGGTCACCGTCACGGGCGACCGGGACCTTGCGGGCGAACTCACCGGATCCAGCCAGTCCGTTCTCGTCCTGCCCCTGTCCGCACTGGAAGAACGCCGGGGCCAGACGCTGGGTGAGACGCTGGAGTCCCTGCCGGGCGTATCCACCCTGACCACGGGCCCCGCCATCTCGAAGCCCGTGGTGCGCGGAGTGCATAGCGCCCGGGTGCTGGTACTCAACGCCGGTGTTACCCAGGAAGGACAGCAGTGGGGCGGAGACCACGCCCCGGAGATCGATCCTTTTTCCCCGGCCCGCATCGAGGTGCTCAAGGGCGCCGCCGGCGTGCAGTACGGCGTCGGCGCCATCGGCGGCGTCATCCGCGTCGAACCGCCGGAGCTGCCCGTGGAACCAGGGGTGGGTGGCCGGCTCAACACGAATCTCTTTTCCAACAACAAGCAGGGGGCGGCTTCCCTCCTCCTGCAGGGAGCGCTTCACCGCCTGCCCGGACTCAAGTGGCGGGTGCAGGGGAGTCTTCGCCGGGCGGGCGACGCCCGGGCGCCGAAGCACGTCATACGCAATTCCGGATTCGACGAACGCAATTACTCCGTGGCACTGGGTTATACGACCGACCGGATGGACACGGAGGCATATTTCAGTCATTTCGGAACCTGGCTGGGGATCTACAAAGGCGCGCACATCGGTAACACCACGGACCTGAAACGGGCCATCGAGCGGGGCGACCCACTGTTCACGGGCGAATTTACCTACGATATCGGCAATCCGCGCCAACGGGTGGACCACGATCTCTTGTCCGTTCGATCCCTGGTACGTTTCGAGGGGATGGGCAATCTCGAACTGCGGTACGGACAGCAATACAACCGGCGCGAGGAGTGGGACGCCACCCGGAGCGGCGCCGCACCCACACGCCCCGGGTTCGATCTTGGATTGCAGACCCACAGCGGCGAAGTGATCTTCCACCACCGGAACTTCGGTAACTGGTACGGAAAGATCGGCGCCAGCGGCATGCGTCAGCGGAACGAGCGGTTCAGCACGGGATTCCTCATTCCCGACTTCCAGGCCTACAGTTCCGGCGTATTCGCCCTGGAATCCTGGACGAAGGGAAAGACTACGGTAGAAACAGGCCTGCGGTACGACTACCGCTGGGCGGAGGTCTACTCGAACGAAGGCCGGCGCGCCACCGAGATTGTCGAGGGAGGGATCTTCACCTACCGCAACGTGACCGGGGTTGTCGGCCTGATCCGCGAGTTGACCCCGGCCCTGGCCGTCGCCGCCAACATCGGGAGGGCCTGGCGTCCACCCGGGGTGAACGAGTTGTACAGCTATGGCGTTCATCACGGTACGGCGCAGTTCGAGATCGGAGACAAGGAACTGGACACGGAATCGAGCGTGAACACGGATCTCACCCTGAGGTACAGGGGGGACCGGGGCCACGGCGAACTGGGGTTCTTCAGATCGAGTTACCGGAACTTCATCTCGCTGCTGCCGGCGGGCGATCTTGTGTTGACAATTCGGGGTGCGTTCCCCAAATTTACCTATGTCCAGTCGGACGCGGTGATCCAGGGATTGGACGGATACCTGGAGTACGAACTGACACGGTACGTGGGTACCTACATTTCCGCCTCGATCGTCCGTGGACGAAACACAGTGGATAACCAACCCCTGTACCAGATGCCGCCCACCCGGTTGATCACCGGCCTGGAGTTCCGGCTGCCCACCGCCGGGCGCCTGCTGGAAGCCGGGATTGGTTTTGAAGGCCGCTTCGTCCTGCGGCAGGAGGATTATCCCGAAGGCATCGACTTTGCGGATCCGCCAGCCGGCTACAACCTCTTCGACGTGTCGCTTCACGCGGAGCTGGCCGTGGCCGACCAGCCCGTCCGCATGCAGTTCGGCGTACACAATCTGTTCAACAAGCGCTACCGGGACTACCTGAGCCGGTTCCGCTATTTTACCGACGATCCAGGTCGGAACATTACAGTCAGCCTGTCCGTGCCGTTCGGGCAACCCATGGAGGAATAG
- a CDS encoding type 1 periplasmic binding fold superfamily protein — MTAAMLAAALTFSCADDNDSNPMGPDEPDAHDDDHDDHDDDHGHGPGEVELITTLKITLTPQGGGSPLTVQFQDLDGEGGNAPVVDRIVVDAGTVYDGMIQELNELESPPEDITEEIREEAEVHQLFFETLGGFAPATVAYADKESDYVTNTGADHPVGLKFTLTVPSNARNGQFRVSQSHYDAGPKDGVTPSDETDIEVTFEVEVRS, encoded by the coding sequence ATGACCGCCGCGATGTTGGCTGCCGCGCTGACGTTTTCCTGCGCAGACGACAATGACTCCAATCCAATGGGTCCGGACGAGCCGGACGCACATGACGATGACCACGACGATCACGACGACGATCATGGCCACGGACCGGGTGAAGTAGAGCTCATCACGACGCTCAAGATCACGCTTACGCCCCAGGGCGGGGGATCTCCGCTCACCGTGCAGTTCCAGGACCTCGACGGTGAAGGCGGCAACGCACCGGTCGTGGACAGAATCGTCGTGGACGCGGGTACAGTTTACGACGGCATGATACAGGAGTTGAACGAGTTGGAAAGCCCGCCGGAGGATATCACCGAAGAGATCAGGGAGGAAGCCGAAGTCCACCAGCTGTTCTTTGAAACCCTCGGGGGATTTGCACCGGCCACCGTCGCCTACGCGGACAAGGAATCCGACTACGTGACGAACACGGGCGCTGATCATCCCGTCGGACTCAAATTCACGCTTACGGTCCCGTCTAACGCACGGAACGGTCAGTTCCGGGTCTCTCAGAGTCATTACGATGCCGGACCCAAGGACGGCGTGACGCCGAGTGATGAGACGGATATCGAAGTGACCTTCGAAGTGGAAGTGCGGTCATAG